CTGGACGTAGATCAGACACTATGAGGGTGAGAGACACACAACATTAGCCTCTGTGCTACTAGACACTATAAAGGTCCAGGGGGGAGGATCTAATAGCAGACATGGAATATATTTTCAGTCTTGGAAAGGGAGGGGTGCGAGTAGGGGTATTCAGTTGGTTGCAATCCGCAACTACAAAGCCAGATGCTGCTAAATCCTCCACACTGACCCTTCGGTGAGCTTTGTTCTGATCTCACCTCATAGTCCTTCTTGATGCAGGGGAAGGCCGCTCCTACTTGAGGGCTGCTGATGCTGTTATAGGCGTAGCGTACAATGGCCGCCATGTTGAGTCCGTCTAACGCCCGGACGAGAGCCGACAGCGCAATTCCGGCATGCTGCTCAAACAGAAGCGGGTGAGTATCAACGCAAAGTCACCGGCAACGTGCCGTGTCTCCCCCCCTTTCTGTTCTCACCTCGTCTTCCTTGGCGGGAAACACCTTCATGACTTGAGTCCCCATGAAGTGATGGCGGCGTACCTGCGGGGAGACGGTGAACAAAGTGAAGCGTGGCACGGTCTCAAAAGGTTTGGGGTTCACGCCACGCACAGAAGCATCATACCAAGTTCTGCTTGGTGAAGCCGAGGACAGCAAAGCACTTCCCATCGTGCTTGTATTTCATCTGCTCTTGATCTACTTTGGAGAAGGGAACGATGTCACTTCCGTAACGAAAACCTGTGAACAAACGCGATTTCATTAGAGCGTCAGAAAGTGGTAATTAGAAGTAGTCTGAGCTCATTCGATTGGCTCACCTTGGATGGTGTCGTCTTTTTGCACCTCCGTCTCATTGTCATCATCCAGACAGTAGACGGTCTCTCTCTTCACGTCGTCTTTCTGGTTGGTTTGAGCATCAACTGTCGTCCACGATTTCTTGAGCCTCTCCTCGGTCACCTGGAGGCGGAGaaggaagccccgcccccgcagTGAGTGTTGCGCTCCAGGTTTCTTTCTGCTCGTGTTAACTAGGCGGCCCCGTAGAGGAAGCGCGACGGCGCCGggtgtttaaaaaatgtgacaAAAGCTGTGGGTGAGTTTTCAGCAGCCTTCAAAGAAtacacaggaagtcacagaaACATTTACAGATTGTTAAACACAATCTGTAAACTACTTTTAGTTTGTATAGTTTAGTGTATATTCGTCCAGCGTGTCTCACAGTAAACCTACTGCTTTGTATCCAACAATGCGGATGGGAAGACAGCTGCCGATGGTGAGCAGACAGGGCCACGCCGTCGGTCTCTTCTCGATGCACTTAAACATGCACAGCTGCTCTACCGCCTTCCTACAAGCGGGAGTGAAGCACAGGAAAATCCACGTCATGTGACCCGATCCGATAACGGCCTTATATTTATTTGAAGTGTAAAAAGCGCCACGTTATTAAGAGAGAAACACGCATGTATAGAAGAAAGGAATCAACCTGAAGGAGTAGATTTCATCCAGACCGTCCTCCTCGTTGAGGGTCAGCATGACGTGTTTCACCATGTCGAGGCCGCTCTGCTGTTCCCTCGACAGACCTTTGCCCGTGCCCGGGCGACCAGGGCTTCTTCTGTCCgcatctcctccatcctcttcgTCATCCTCCGCGGGGAAAGGCAAGCTGAGGTCGGTTTGGCGGAAGGGAGCATGCAGAGGAATGAGTTAATGTCATGAAACCACACTACACATGTGCTTTACTAGTTCAACGTTGAAGGCTTGATTCACGTCCGAAGGCCCGTTATGTCTAGATTGACTTCTAATTACTTCACGTAGTATGaggaagatgaaaaaacaagtTTGTGTTCCTATTTAAATTAAAACCTGTGTGTAGCATGCTaggtttctttaaaaataacaaattgtTGGTGAAAATTAAATATCTACCACACAATTTGCTCCATTATAATGCTGTACATTTAATTCATTATCAGTAGATTCTGTATCATAtttgtgaatgtgtttgaagcTTACAAAAACTGCAGGGTGATGTTTGCTTTTTTCAGGTTTTCAATGATAACGTCTAGCTGCTCTGAGTTGGCCGGAGTGTTGAGGTCAGTCAGGAGGGAAATGTTGACACGATCACACTTCTTCCCCCTGGAAAAGATCCCCAAACACAGTGTCATATCATTGATGGAACAATAACCCCCCCAGCAAAATTGACATTCTAGTGCATGGACatcagcttgttttttttgcgaATGGTGAGAATGATGTGACCAATACAGGCAGCTTCTTACTGTGTTCCTGTCTTAAGGAGATCCATGCACACAACAAGTGCATCCAGCCCTGTTGAGTGGGAGTTAAGGAGGAATCATCTGGGATGTAGCTGCACACAAACAGGATCTGATGCATGAACAACAtcaaaaatatcaaaatataaatacaaggCATGTTGTCATAGAATATTATTGGGGGAAAACCATTAATTTTATTTACTAAAACAAGAATCCAGGATTGTCAGCTTTCGCAGGTCCGGTAAATTAAATATGTCAAAAAGTTAGTTAAAATGTTCATTGATGCCACAGtaatgacaaaataataataatataacaaccAAGCAAGTTTGATCAAAATAATCTCAAAacattcatcttttcattttattgtaccAAATCTGCCACTGTAAAACCTTAAGTACCGTTGGATGCAGCCTGCACACATATACACCCCAATGTTAACTACAACGAAAAGTAGGCAAAAGGATACAATCTGCCTGCTGACTCTCTGGGTGGATCTCATTCTCTATTTCCTCAAGAAGGTGAAAGTCGGGCACCATGAGATGACGATGCACGGTGATGTTCTGGTACTGGCCGTCCCGGTCCAGGGAGTTCTTGGTGGAGTCTGTGCCAAACAAGACTAAAGCCAGTTCATCTTTGGTTTCTGCAAAAACCTGTcaaagaaggtttttttttttttaatagatttttaTTGATTCTAAAAGATGtttcattgggggggggggggggggggttgtgtggtAGAAGTTTACCTGGCGCTGGACAAACTTCTGGATGACTTTTTTGGCAAGTTCAAAAGGGGACTCTTCACCCGGGGCCGAGTTGGACATGGAGAACCCAACGTCCATACACAACACCAACGCGGCCTGCAACGATACCAGAAACCATCGTTCATTCATCAACATGTATTATCTAAGGCGCTTAAACGTTAACACAACACGCACTGATGGATTGAGTTTGCATAATGTTTCGTGTGCATTTAATGGCGTGACAGCGACAGCTTCGGTCTCAACATCTCAACGACCCAGTGACTGAGAACTACTTCTTTCCAACGTTTAGAAGCTTTACGTTCAAAGCAGTAAACATAAGGTAACAAACTGGAAGCAAAGGCCCTTgagttatttaataaatgtgatACAAAAAGTGACTTACTTTGCCCCCTgccatctttctctcttccctcttACAAAGTCTGCGTTACGCTATTATGGCTCCGAAGAGAAACTGTGAACAGTAGAAGCACGAATGTAGTTCCGGTACCGAGTAATAATTGTTCCGCGTTCATTTTACGCATCATCACACGTGTTACTGTTCTGCTGCTCATCATAAATGAGTGTACGACTGTTTTAACGACAGATTGTGTCAGTCTGTGATGTGTTCTAGAGCTGGAGACGAGTCAATGCAATGAAATGATATGTAACGGTGGGATGTAGGTCAAACGCCCCCCACCGCTTCAGATGGCACAGTGCGCGCGGTGAAAATAAGGATGTGCTGTGATGCAAATCGGGTCGAGTCTTGGCAAAGTGCATCGCAGTAGCAGGGAATTCTGAAATAACGAGGTCAAATGCTatgacacataaataaatgagtaatgaaaaaatatattataaaatgaaTGTATAAGTATGCAGAGATTATTGTATGCGTacattaataatacaaaaatacactCATGACACAAATCCCCCACTCCCAAACAAATGGGACCCACAGTCTGTGTTGTTTTAACCTTAAATTGTTTCAAAattaatttaacaaaaacagACCATACCACACGGATCTCTACAGGTTTGTAAATACGTATTAACCCTGACTGTGTTTTTATCTCTATACTGTTTTGGGACATATGGATTTTCTTCAGTAAGCCTCACAGTGTCACACTGGGGTGCCAATAATCACATCCCCCAAACCCCAGAAAGCCATCTGCATTGGTTAGGACCATGCTGGGATGTATGCTTTTTTCCCAGACATAATGAGTCACACCAAGATCATCGacctgctgtttttgttttccccaaTAGAGAGGAAAAAATGTTCACATAGTTTTGATGTAAAGACATAACACTTTATTtaatttgtgtatttctttttatttgcatgtttcACAACATGTGATGTGGAATACAGACTCAATCCACAAACACTGATGAATTACCCCAGCCAGTCAGTTCTGAATATAAACGTCAGAATGATTGAATCTGATCTATTTAAACCAGCTCCATCAGCCATGCATTACAACCGGTGCATGTTGGCTGTTTGCAATACATTTACTTCAAAATTCCAGAGTAAATCAGCTAGGTAGTACAATTTCATGAGTTGAACTAGACTTAAATATTAGAAATGTATAAATTAAATCACCAGTCAAAAGGTAGAAAATTACAGTGAACTGTTTCGCTCACGTGGGAAAATAAATTGTGAGAACAAAACCAGTACTTTGAAATCACATAGCATGTGAATGGAGCCTTAGATTACATGAAACATGTTACTTCACCAAATGTTTCATCTTGTCCTGACTATGGCTTCAAATCGTGACTGTTTTTACCTGCCGTGGGCCCCTATTGATtccacttcctctctctttttgtacTCTGTCACGCACATATACAGATACAGTACAGAAGACATCAGCAGCAACACATGGCGGCATGATTTTAATCAGCCTAGATGCCCAGACACCAACAAGTACCCAATCGCTGGTTATTTCCTGATGAAATACAGTTAATTTTTGGAATATGCCATATGTAAGCACAATACCATCCACAATAACAGAGTTATAAAAGGATAAGACTGGTaatattctatatttttcttattttcaacAAAACCCATAAAAAATCACCGCTGGTTTAATGTTTCCAGCATGTTATTCCTATGTATCAAAAGCTTGACGTAGCTTATTCCACTGAGCcatacacattaaaacacatcaaTGAGGCACATTGTTGATGTTgttcatttggaaaaatataAAGTAATGCCATCCGTATCCTCAAAACTACATGCTGACAAAAACTGCCCATGGTAAGGTGCGTATATTGTCTATTCCCGATAAAATCCACTGGGTCAGTTGCTAACTTTTTACAGTCACTAATCCAGCCTCACTTCCACTACAACATGACAGAGTGATTATGATGGCTTCACATACAACACAGAAATGAAGATGCATTTCAAAGGCCTTTGAAATGCATCTTCATTTTGATTTCAGTGCACAGCTGAGTGATCACACTTAGTTACAGATATTTACAGATGAAGGTAAACTTGGTTTGACTTTCAGGCGTCAAATGAATGACCACCGCCAGTTAATCTAAACCTACCTGTATTTACAAGGTCATGCGTAGGAATAAGTGATTGAAAAATAACTTACATGAACATTTCCACTCCCACGCTAAAGGGAATCATCTAGAATGATCTTGATCCAATAGTGTTTTACAAAATAATACACAGTTCAGCATTTCAGGACAAATCAGGCAGTGTTCGGTTTTCATTTACAGAAAAGTAAACAGATTTCAAGTGCTTCACCGGGACTGACTAAAACGTTCTGGCATTTAAGTCCCAAATTCACACCGAGGACGTCTGGGCGAGTTCACTGGGAGCCTTGCTGTGCAGAGTGCCGGAGACGGTGTCCGAGTCGAGCAGCTCCACTATGCTGTACGGGGAGCAGTCCTCCAGTCCCAGCTTCCCGCAGGCCCAGCCGCAGAAGCCCTTCTCCAGGTCCCTCACGTCCTGCCACCACTCGCTGAAGGCCCAGGACACCTGCACCACGGCGGAGTACAGCGCCAGCGACAGCGCCACGGGCATGATGAGCATGGGGTAGAAGATGATGAGGAAGGGGCATATCGTGATCTTGTGCCAGAAGGTCCGCTCTTCGTTGTACACCAGGAAGACGTTGTACCAGGTCAGAGTGCCGTAGTAGAAGGAGgtgatgaaggagaggaggaaaatgacAGGGGCGCAGGAGAGGCTCCACAGGACGACGTGGGGTCCGTGGCACACGCCTAAACTGCAGGTGCGCTTGCCGCCGTCCCCGGCCTCGCACTCTGCGTCGAGGCGTTCCTTCGACTTGGCCAGATCCCGGATTTCCCGCTCCGTCAAAGTGAGGTGGATGTCGACGACCTGGCCCTTCTTCTTCCCCCGGGTGATGGTGCCCGTCAGGGTCACGTAGCGACTGTCTGGAGGAAGACTCCATCCTTCTCCTGTGGAGAGGTAGCACAAGTTGAGAAAATTACACAATGGCAAATTTAGAAATAGCAAAGGAAGGCGAGCAAGAAGTTGTTCCCTCTCACCTTCGCCAGTAGGCGTGCAGAGAAATTTCGCTCCCTCCTCCGAGCTCCTTTCTGGTCCCTCTTCAACGTCTTGGTCCTCTCCCGGCGCCCTCTCCATCTCAGAGCGGTAAACAATAATGGACTCCGGACGCgggtctttcttcttcctcctcttcctcctgacgGAAGGCCCCGCGTCTCCGTCGTCCACGTGGTTCCCCGATACCTCTGATCTTAAGGAGATGGTCTGGGGGCTTCCCTCTCCCTCGGTTTGAGGCTCCTCCACCTGTGCCATGCTGTCCCCGGAGCCACCAAACACTCTCTTGTAGGATACTTTCGGATGGCTTATGTGGAGACTAATAGTGACGTGCGGAGCAGCACAGCCTGTGTCCACCCATTATGTGTAAGTGTTCAATGTGAGGGAGATTTCCAGCTgacagcaaagaaacaaaagcacacacacacattgagagagcgggagaggcgTTATGTATAGCGGCGTTGCTTTTATACAGGCACAATAATGCACATCCTGGCCTAGATTCTGCACAGTCACTGCTTGAGTGATGATGACgactgataataataaaaaagaaatcatctaaatatcacatcatctttgATCACGTGAGCATCTAAAGACTAAATCGCTCTATATAGATAACAAACAAAGCGTCATTGATTTGTCCAAAAAAGGGGGGgcttatctctctctcttttgcatGACAGGGCACCGATGTGCTATTAACTCTCAGGGGGTCCAGTCTGTTAACCCCACCGCCCTTACAGACACATCGAAGGAGAAACCTACACAATTCATAGACGAATACGGATTTCCAGAAATGATGGGAGCGGATGAAATCGACGACCCATTCTTCACACAGCTGATCCCCTCCCATTTAAATCCCACCCACGTCCGCTCTTTTGTCTGCAGACGACTAAAATACAGACGGAAAAAAATGTCCCCCAAATAGCGCTGAAATTGAGCTGTATTCTTACCTTCGGTGGTTTGGACGAGTAACGGGCAGTTAAACTGTAACGAGTGCGGATTAATCAGTGCATTTGTGCGGCACAATGCAGGAGCGCGCACATCGCAGCGCTGTGTTTCCAGCAAGGCGCTAACCCCGCCCCTCCAACCGGGCCACACCAATCCAGAAGCGTCATGTTCCTGACGTCACGAAGATTTATAACATGGCGGGGGTGCACATCTGTCCCCCGAGGAAACTATGTGGGAAAACAACCCAATATAAAAATTCacatcagcaatcaaattaatgCATACATATTGAtctacatataaatataaaatattttcgACAATTTACAAAagatgtatttgtaaaatatgatgCATTAACCGATCGACGTTAGACaccaatgtatttatttgctggcaaaatatttcactttgaaATGGGCCAATCTGTATGATAACTGGGCAACGTTGCTGTTAATACTTCTGTACTTTTTGTTgagtaacatgttttatttgcttttgaGTTAGATTATTATTAAAACGTGTTATAGCTTCCCAGATGTGTATATAACGTTAGTACCTAAAATGACCGCAGTGTGCTTTTATTAACTTGGGTTGCTTTAAAAACTCTGCAACGTTTTTAAAGTAttgtaaaatacacaaaaaaataataattaaaatgattttaattAACATCTATTCGACAGGTTGATGCGCGTTGCCTAATTATCTGTCGGGGCTTCGTGGCGCGTTCGCTGGTTTCTGATTTCTGATCCGCTGTCAGCTCTTCAGGGTTTAAGCTGGTGACAATATGAACGACCAATTTTCACTTAATACCATTGACAGGCTGGTTTTTCAGTTTGGTGAGTTGCGTTATTGAATCTTTGGTACTTTTACACTTTAGTCTGTCGTCAGTTGATGTTTCCTTCGCCCGAAAATGTGACGTTTCACCGCCCGTTTACCGTTAGCTACTTGGCTAACGGATAGCTAATCATTATTAACGGTAGAAAACGTTAAACGGTAGTGAGAACTGAGGTGAGGGGATATGTGCTATGtgtgtactactactactactactactactactactactaataataataataataataacataactAACGTTGGGTGTGCGTTCTTTTAAACATAATGACGgtttgtattgtttgtgtgttgatagCTCTCCAGACGAGGGAGCTTTCCCAAAAGAAGAATGAAATCAACCAACAGATTAAAGGTAACGTCACCTGTGTCTCAACCTAACTAACGTTGACTAACGAGCTAAAAATCACCATATCTGGTGAACTGGTAAACGCTGTGATGTCACGTACCTGGTGAACTGGTGTCCATCAAGGCCTCGCATTTCTGTCCACAGTTTACAGAGTTGACGCTGCTGAGAGGAGGTCGTCCATCGAAGCGATCCACAGAAATATCCAAACACTTGAGGAGGAAATCAGGGCGAAGCAGATCACTGTGACACGTAACAAAGCAAATGCTAAAAGGTATGACGACTACAACACATTTGACATGTGACGTAACACGGGACTGACGTATGTTACTGCTTTTCATCCACGTACCACGTTCAGCATGAAGGCGAATAACACCCTGCTGCTTCAGTACGAGCAGACGCTGAAAGCAGAGCTGGAGGGCAGAAAAGCAAGTTACAACCACGACCTGTGAGTTCACCCGCCTGTGGTGCTGCATTGCATCTCGTATTGTTTCGTGTTAACAACAAAGGTTTTCTTTCGTAACCTAACAAGGGATGTCCATGAAGAGAGACTGGCGAGCTGCCGGAAGACTTTCCAGTCGCATAAGGAATATTATTGCAAAAATCCTTTAGCTCAAAAGCTCCTCACGCTGCAGGCTGAAAAGGAGGAGATTGAGTTTAGGATCAGGGCTTGTGATGATCAAATTACAATGAGACAGAAGAAGCTGGATCAACTCACTGgtaatacgttttttttatatCCTCAGACTTTGCTCTGGTGGAGCGGAAATATTTACCATTCGTGATGCAGTTAATTAAATGTCTCCTTGACCAGGTCCAGCCGTCAATTCTTTTCTCCCTGAGAAACTACATGCCAGGTATCGCCAAGCCAATTTCAAAGACAGAATAATGACACATTAAACTGATCTTAATTCACTTCTCTTCCTAGTGTTGCAGGTCAGCCGCCCACAGCAGAACCAGAGAAACAACTTGAtacggagatggaggaggagagcaattCATCAATAGACATCTCTTCTCTTCATCTTGACCAGACAAAGGTACTCGTACATATTGAAAAAAGGCCAACAGATTTGTAAAGCTGGCAAATTTTTGCCATTGTGAAATGGCCTGATATTGACAGTGACCTCCATGGCATCCATGAGTTCCTTTAGAGTCCTAAAATGTCTCTGGTCCCACAGTAATTAGCTCACATCCCTCCCGATGGAAGTGCATCAGTCTAGCTGCACCCGCTACAGTAAAACCAGCGGCTCATTGTTCACTAACATTTTCAACGCCTCCGTGTGTCAACGTGCCGCAGTGGTTCAAGGACTCGCGCATAATTCctgtgccacaattaaatacaaTCTCCTGCCTCAATAGCTTCAGATGAATTGATCTAACATCTGTGGTCATGAATGCATTTCTCACATGGCTTTTTTCCCCTCGACACAAACCACTGCCCACAACAGTCAGTCACCATTTTTTAAACAAGCAGATTGCAATCCCATAAGTGGACTCGTAACAATCACCAAGGAAGATGCGTACCTTTAGCAGGTATGCCAAACAATCACATGGTGCATCCATGACAACCGCCAGCTCAGCACTTCAAATCACATGAAGTCATTGTGGATTTCCAGGCAAACCCTCGTATGCTGGACGTAAAGCCTATTTCATAAAGCTCGGGTCGTTAAGACGTGTTTTCATTTAACTTTCAGAATGGTAATCCAACTTCTGTAGAGGCAAGGCAGGACATTTGTCAGGAAAACAAGGTGCAGTATTCTACCGTCTGCCGCCCGTTCTCTGCAGAGGAAGACAACGAGCCGTGGTCATGCCAACCGTTGGGCGGTAAGTAGAGGGAAGTGGTGTCAAGTTTGGATATTTACGTCCATTTTAAACCCATTATTTCTGCAGAGGAAAGAGAGCCAGATGAGATGCACAGCAACAAGCACGATGGGGAGGAATCTAGACAAGAGGACCACGTCTTGGTATTGTCTCACTATACATAGACTGTCTCTACTAGTGTCCCAACCTTATGGAGTAAACCGTTCTCTACCAAAGTTTGACCGCTGATGGGACAAACGGATCACATGGTCCAGTGTAACCGTAAATCTGTTGTTTTCACATATTGAAATTTAAATATGGATTTAAGTGGCACATTTTAGACATTTCAACTCGCCCTGCTGGGAATGCTTTACCACTCGAGGTGTTTTATGTACATGAACAGCAATCCGGAGCGTCAGCCGCGCAACAGGCAGTCGAGGTCGAGGCGGAGGAAGTAGCCATCGGTGAGGAGGAGGCACAGAGCGAAGAGGACAACGAGGGACTCGCTGCTTTTCCGTCATCTCAAGACAGAAATCCCCAGTCGGCCCCGGTGGAAATGACAGCCGTTCCTCCGTCCCCAACCTTCCCATTTACGTAAGGCTTTATCTGACTTGAAGAATCCCTGTCAAGCCAGCCGGTGAGAACTGTGTCACtggtgcattttcagctttagCCCTGCCAGCCCACCACGTCAAGGCACCTCCGATACCAAATCTCCAGCTTTCCTGTTCTCCCTGAACTCTGATCCCAGCACGCTGGCCTTCTCTGGGTTCGGATTTGACCGCGGCTCTTCTCAGGAGGAGGTGAGCATTGAGCCAAAGGAAAAAGTTTGACAGAAATTTGTTTCTAAATTTGTTTTGGAATGACCTCCAAGTTGCTTTGCAGGAGTCTCCTTTCGCTTTTACCTGCCCCCTTTTCAACGAGAAGGTACTACCTTTCTATTGTAAACCCTTTTCCTTTCACGAGGTGCTACTGGAACAGAATACTAAactactgtgtgtgtctcaatcTTTTCAGAAAAACTCAGAACCGAAGTCTTCAACCTGTATGTATTAAGTGAAATCCCGCTCTTGTTGTGACGTGTATTATCCGCTCAGCGCTGCAGGTACGTACTGTCAATCAATTTATAGGCCCGGAG
The window above is part of the Gasterosteus aculeatus chromosome 16, fGasAcu3.hap1.1, whole genome shotgun sequence genome. Proteins encoded here:
- the LOC120833844 gene encoding X-ray repair cross-complementing protein 5, whose translation is MAGGKAALVLCMDVGFSMSNSAPGEESPFELAKKVIQKFVQRQVFAETKDELALVLFGTDSTKNSLDRDGQYQNITVHRHLMVPDFHLLEEIENEIHPESQQADWLDALVVCMDLLKTGTQGKKCDRVNISLLTDLNTPANSEQLDVIIENLKKANITLQFFLPFPAEDDEEDGGDADRRSPGRPGTGKGLSREQQSGLDMVKHVMLTLNEEDGLDEIYSFRKAVEQLCMFKCIEKRPTAWPCLLTIGSCLPIRIVGYKAVTEERLKKSWTTVDAQTNQKDDVKRETVYCLDDDNETEVQKDDTIQGFRYGSDIVPFSKVDQEQMKYKHDGKCFAVLGFTKQNLVRRHHFMGTQVMKVFPAKEDEHAGIALSALVRALDGLNMAAIVRYAYNSISSPQVGAAFPCIKKDYECLIYVQLPFMEDLRQFTFPSLENNKKFTPSDKQLSAVDSLIDSMMLVEEEGDDNGDQKDMFKVHHLPNPAFQRHFQCLHHRGVSPGAPLPPMEPWLKAALERPHVITERCRGPLEEVKRTFPLTEVEKKKKLKTSAQIFGKDSEEPDAKKAKGDEEEEEEDDYNFADIAEGSVTSVGSVNPAKDFRLLIKKKSLPFGEVCQQLTGRIEQLLGNKNTPYYMKSITCIQAFREQSVKLGEANLYNGYLQSLKRSIPNRGLEVFWELLVQDAITLISKDEVEGSTVSKTDADQFLVSEEKKEEAAAPPVEDTGDVDDLLDMM
- the tmem169b gene encoding transmembrane protein 169 produces the protein MAQVEEPQTEGEGSPQTISLRSEVSGNHVDDGDAGPSVRRKRRKKKDPRPESIIVYRSEMERAPGEDQDVEEGPERSSEEGAKFLCTPTGEGEGWSLPPDSRYVTLTGTITRGKKKGQVVDIHLTLTEREIRDLAKSKERLDAECEAGDGGKRTCSLGVCHGPHVVLWSLSCAPVIFLLSFITSFYYGTLTWYNVFLVYNEERTFWHKITICPFLIIFYPMLIMPVALSLALYSAVVQVSWAFSEWWQDVRDLEKGFCGWACGKLGLEDCSPYSIVELLDSDTVSGTLHSKAPSELAQTSSV
- the LOC120834201 gene encoding uncharacterized protein LOC120834201, which produces MTAVPPSPTFPFTFSPASPPRQGTSDTKSPAFLFSLNSDPSTLAFSGFGFDRGSSQEEESPFAFTCPLFNEKKNSEPKSSTCPEFLFGQPEQSEAFKFPFLSQNPRTTDKEDTREDFPFSFNF